The stretch of DNA GTAAGTGCTTTAGGAGTGTTTATAAAAAcagtttatattttcataagTTAAATTTAGCCTATTTCAACAAAATCTCTTGGATAACTTCAAAACAATTAAACCTTATTTCCTCTTTGctcaaagaaataaaataaaacaatcctAAAATGATAAACATTTATTCTTTAAAAGCTTAATTAAGTTGTTTATCCAAATGCACCCCGAAGTCTGAGATCCAAAATACTCAAGCACTTATCCATGTACTGTCTTAGCAATTGCAATAGCGGCCAATTGTAATTTCAACAAGTGAGCAGCAATTTGAAACCACAATAGCTGAAACACAAGTGTGCAGGTAAATTAATGAAGGGTATGATGATCCTCTTTGAATAAACTTCTCAACAGACACTGTAGAAAATATGTGAATTAAGCTTCttgtataaactaaaaattagtGTATACGTAAGTTACAATAACGTTTTTGGAGAAACTAAGGGTATGTTTTGGATAAACTTATCCACAAACACTTACAATGAAATAAATTTCTCATGTGTTAAAAGTAGTCTATGCATAACCTAAAACTAagtttttaaagataattttagcTTATAGAAAAACTTATTTCATCTTTCATTCCCATTTTCTTCTTCTGTAAGtattttttagaaaagtttATCCAAACATATCCCAAATAAGAGAACTGATATGAATTAACTTATACATAAACTGATTTGAATTTATaggaaaatttttatttcattttaacttCTCATTTTTTGACGTGCTTATCAACAAGTAAATCAAATATGTCCTATGCATATTTGGTTGTAGAACAAACCTGCATAGATGACATTCCCAAGTCCATTAAGATCCCATCAACACCCATGTGTAAGTCTGAGATTTCTCTAAGCACAGACTTCACATCCCTAAAATTCCTCAAAACTGTAAAAGCTTTGACATCACCACTTAAGACGGCATCAAGGCGTGGTTGGGCAATGTCGTGTGCAGCAGAATCCACATCCATCCCCACGAAAAACTTCATCTCAGGATGACCCTTGATCACCTGTTTCAATTCATTTTATTCCATTTCTCAGCCCTTCAACAACACCCAATGAAAATTCCACAAATTTCAAAAAGGTGAAACATTCCAGTTAGTTCCTATAACGAATTATTACTTCACTCACTAAAACCAATCTCAATTTACACTAAAAAACTTATTAAAGCTGTCCATATACATTCACATTTGTAAACCTATTACTGATTTGATTCTTCCCACCATCACCCCTAATACACATTAATTTGAAGGAACCCCTAATAGATTATTAATTTGAGTGTGCATACTTAAGATGGTTTCTATCCAAGTGACACATTTGTAATTTGATCCTTGAATTATAGGAGCCAAATTGAGAATGCCCTACACTTGTAGGGGTCAAATTAAGAATACTACTACATGTATAGTTATTAGTGACCAAACTAGAAATAGCTTTACACGTACAAGAACACGATTAAATTGAGAAGGCTCACCGATCTTTGGATAACTTCTTCTAGAAACACTTTAACAAAAGGAAatcagaaaaacaaaagaaaaaagtttcTCCATGAACTAAAATCagtttatttacaaattaaaaatccGATCTTTGGCGAAACTgataaattaacaaataaagaagaataaaaatactaaCGGCGGTGGAGTGACCGGCAGCGCCGAGGGTGCAATCGACGAAGGAGGTTAAGGAAGCGGCGGAGAAGACGTCCATGACTTCGCCCAGCATGACCGGAATGTGCGAGAACTTGGTGGCGGTGTCGATGTCGGAGTGGTTAACGTTGCAATGGTGAATTATGGCGTCTGGGTTGAAGTGTTTGTCGGAGCGTGTTCTGCGCTTTTCTTTGGCCAAGCCTGCTTTTGCATTCTGTATCTTGTGGTTTGAGGTGGTGGCGGTTGAACGAGAAAGCAGAAAGGCATTGGTGCGGTAGATGAGTTTCGGTTTGAGGGATAGTGAAAGGAAGAGTGAGGATGATATTTTGCAAAGCTTCGCCATTTTTGTGATTTGGGAACACACCACAACGATCCCACTATTCACTCATTCCTCAACTTCCTTGCTTCTTCAGACCTAAACTCCGCCTTGTGCCAAAAGCTGTCTTATCGTCTTAAAAGGTTGtaactaaaataacaaaaaataaaaataatatatttatctctTAAGTTTCCAAacttatatgaatttttaaagactttatttaataatttctcAAGTGATACAAGAGTGAgtgatttttgtatttatttcaacTCATATGTATCGATTTGAGAGTAACGATAGATAGATAGTCATCTTCGAGCAGAGGAGATTAGCATGGAAAGATAGGTGATCTTATGTGCAATTATGCAAGTGTCTCTGCTTTTTTAACTCGTTTTTATGGCACATATGCAGCATAGAGTTTTGGCTATTCACGTCCCTTTGCTTTGTTAACCATGGAGGTATGTTCATAATTGAATAAGCCACTAAAAACCTAAGAATGGAATGGTCGGATCTCATAATTAATTTacgaattaattatattatattatttatttaaaatattataataggataaatatgttttaataaaatataaagatctataaattattatgaaaagttttaataaaataaaacaaaataaaaataaaataaagtctggTCTTATTTTGAtagacgttggtttataaaaaggATTAAGATTCTATCTCTCACCATAATGTTCTTTCACAATAAATTattaagaagtaaaaaaaaaagagtgagaaAAGAAAGGAGGACTTAAGATAAAGAGATAAATTGAAAAAGGAAGTTAACGAACAGAGATTGAAGAGCTATTCTCAATAAATCTCTCATGGATaatatctattatctattatgatttatgtacaTGAATGTGTGAGACTCATGAATATTAAGATTTAGAGTAGTCTTCTAGAATGAATTATTATTTCATGAAAACTACTAACTAATATGCACGTATTAGATCTATAATTCTCCTATATggtttttttcaaattatgttttgtttttttcaaattatgatAAACCCTAACTATGAATTTAggaatttttatgaaattattatgaaCCCTAATTTATGTTCTTGTCCAATTTTCAAGAACCTAAGTATTAGGTTTTaggattttaattttcttccgCTACTGgttgatttcaaattttgaaatcgCTTTATATGTATGATGAAATTATGatgatttttatgaaattattatgaaacttaatttatgttttttgtccaatttttaagaatctaattattatattttgggattttaattttcttccgCTGCtaattgatttcaaattaaaattgtgttatgtgtataatgaaattataattgaatcACTACCTTGTTAATTGATTGAATTGTTGATTGAATTGTGATAATTGCAAATTGGATGGTTTGATTGGAATAATTAACCAACATAATCGTGAATGATTTGAATTCAAGTTCAATCAATGTTATCGGTTTATGTcatcaataaataatgaatgttgatttatttttatatgaataatatattttaatttgcaataatgtatatgttttgttattgttaaattaaaataaatgagaatGCTATCCATGGTTTATAGtaattaaatgtatttatttgaaatcagcatgataaatttttttagtcacAAAgtgaccaaaattttaaagttatttgatttcaaactattttttttttttaattttaattacatatagtatggatgctaaattatgaataattgatttatgaGTTAATTGAAGTTCATTGGTATATGATAATTCAAGATCGTCCAAAAGTTGattaattattcttataattAGTGATCATGAtagtagataattttgtatgtgtcactagttttatttatatacccaaagaTTAGTAAGGGATTCcagttgatgcatattttaattatcattaatgttATATAATATGATTAACATCATTGTGTTTGTGTATTAGTGGATCTAGAACATTAGTATACATTGAATGATCATTTATGATTGAATCTGTATTTATGTTTAGTTTTACAACTTAAATcattaatgttaggcatgtgATAATTGAAGTTTTTGTTCTGATATCTTTACAGTCACTCGCTACGTCTGTTCCCGTCTTCAATTGGTTAAATTTTCCTGACTGGAGCGAacaagtccaatttcacttaggtgtgttggatcttgatttagtttttcaaattcaaaagcCGACTGTTATGACGGATGCAAGTAGCCATGAAGAGAAAACTCATTACAAAGCTTGGAAAACATCAAACATACTTAgtttaatgtttatgagaatgaaCATAACAAGCAACATTAAGTCAACTCTTCCCAAAATTGACAACGTGagagaatttatgaaatttgtggaagaaTGCTCTCAAACTGCTGACAAGTCCCTCACTAGGACATTGATGAGTACGTTGACCACCATGAAGTTTGACGATTCGCGTACTATGCACGACCATGTGATCAAGATGACAAATATTGCAACAAGACTTAAGTCTCTAGAAATGGCAGTTgatgaaggttttctcgtgATTCTTTCCTAGAGACTTAAGTCTTACTGTTATTCTAGAGACTCAAGTCTTGTtgcgatatttgtcatctcgatcTCATGCTCGTACATCGATCGCGAACCGTCAAACTTCATGGTGGTCAAGGTACTCATCAATGTCCCAGTGACGGACTTGTCAGTAAGTTGAGAGCGttcttccacaaatttcataaattctttcgCGTTGTCAGTTTTGGGAAGAGTTGACTTAATGTTGCTTGCTATGCTCcttctcataaacattaaacTAAGTATGTTTGACCTTTTCCAAGCTTTGTAATGGGCTTTCTCTTCATGACTACTTGCATCCACGATAACAGTCGGcttttcaacttgaaaagcTAAATCAAGAACCAACACACCTAAATGAAATTGGACTTGTTCGCTCTAGTCAGGAAAATTCAACCCATTGAAGATGTGAACAAACGTAGCAAGTGAATATAAAGATATCGAAATAAAGACTTCAATTATCACATGTCTAACATTAATGATTTAAGTTGTAAAACTAAACATAAATTCAGATTCAATCATAAATGATCATTCGATGTATATTAATGTTCTCCTTTCGAGAGATGCACCGATACACAAACATAATGAttatgataatcatattatataacattaatgataattaaaatatgcatcaactagaatcacctacgacctttgatttcaaatttatcatacttaatttATCCTATGGtgacaaacaaaatttatcatacttaatttcaaataaataaattcatttaattgCTATGAACCATATGTAGCattctcattaattttaatttcaaaataataaaacatatacattattacaaattaaaatatattatttatataaaaataaatcaaaattaattttttattgatgacATAAACCAATAACATTATACTTGAATGAAAATCATTCACAATTCCATCGGTTACATTTTCCAATCAAACCATCCAATTTGGAATCACTTTAATTACAATTGCAATTGACTCACGTGGAAAGTTATAATTCAATCATTTAACAATGTGTAGCTATTCAATCATAATTTCATCATACAAATAACATAATTTCAATCTAAAATCCATTAGcagccaaaaaaattaaaatctaataattaaGACTATTGAAAATTggacaaaaacataaattagggttcatactaatttcataaaagtcattaaatttataattagagTTCATAATTTAGAAAATCCCTCACTTCATAACTAGGTTTCACAATTTCaaaaaattcctaaaatcataattaggatttataatatcataaaatccCTAActtcataattagggtttatcataatttgggaaaaacaaaacataatttgaaaaaaaaaatcataataggaaaatcataaatctaacaacATGTTCTAATACCACGTGTAAATCAGTTTGTAGTTTTCAAGAGATAATAATTCATTATAGAAAACTACTTTGTGATCTTAAAATTTATGAGTCAGTTTCACACCTTTATGTACATAAATCATGATAGAATACTAACTTTGATCCATGAGAGAGATCCAATGAGAATGTATTATTTGTTCTTCAATATTTGCTCTTCAACCTCTTTCtctcaatctatctctttgccttacTTTCTCCTCTCACACCCCCACCCCTCTTTTTCTTAATGGTGAAAGAACCTTGTGATTAGAGACATAACCCTACTCCCTTATATAGACCAACGATCATCAATTTGGGCTGggctttattttatctttattattttattttattataacttccCACAATAATCAattggtccttatattttattaaatcatatttgGGTCTATCATAATAGTTTAGATGagttataaagttataaatagaattaatttgttaattaattataacatgatgcttttttgaatgaaaaatgtttttatagttttttatgatattaaatttgacattaaaattAAAGGTGTGTGCTTAACACTTAAAGATAGACTATGCAGAATATTTGCTATTGTTTGTTTGGTAATTACGTTTATAGCTCAAAAATGGTGGCTGATCCATCAATTGGATGTCAAAACTGaatttttacattgaaaattATTGAAGACGTTTTTGTAGAACAACCTGTGATTATATTCAAAAGGAGAGGAGTGAAAATTTTACaagttaaagaaagaaaatttattgGCTCAAACAAGCACCAGATGCCCTCTATAATCTTATAGAATCCTATTTTACAGAAAGGATTTCATGAGTGTAATTATGAGGAAAAACATCATtctagtgtatttttttttaaatattaataaattggataaattttaaaaaaattatgaagacACAACTTCATCACAATGACATAATTTTAgtgtagaatttttttaaagttgaaatcATGTcaatataatatgattttaatttaaaatattttaaattaaaatcgtatcaaaaataactttaatttagtttatgtAAAAATTGTATTAAGATAACACGACATCAGTTTAAAACACTTTAAACTAAAATCGTTTCATCACTTTATAACTTGAACTTTAAAAATCTTTTGATCTAAAATTATACTAACTTAACACAATTtctttatagtttattttttttcaaatttgtaacTTTGAAAATTGTCAAATTCGTCTCATTAAGGAAAGCAACATGGTGAATATAGTGTTTACTATAAGAAGGAAGTAAGTGACAGAGTTATTGGGTGCATAAAGTAGTACATGAAATCATCTAAATAATAGCAAGTTCATCCACTGCTGAggtcaaatttattgttacatcATCATAAGCTATTTTTGGTAGCTATATTTATAACACTCCATCAAactaaaaatgactcaattacTATTCATAATCATCATAATAGTCTTGCAATTAAAGCCTCAAAagaaagtatataaatattgctttttattttctaccagaaatcaatcaaataacaattaaaattaaaggagTTTTGGAGAAAATGGTGGAAGATAAGGCAGTGTTGGTGTGTGAGGTTTTTCTCTTTCCACACATGGCATTGCTTGCAGTGGTGTCCACTGTCCCAATCtcagaattaaaaataatttatatactcCTCATTATTTTCCTCACTAACCCACCAATCTAGTATGAACAGAGGCACCACTTTTTCTGACAacaattaattaaacctaattctGAGAATCCAAATATGACCTGTCATCAGACCCACCCCCTTTTGCATCTATCATTTGGATATTTAATATCCCTTTGGTCCAACCCTCATTTTCAACTCATCTTCCACCCTCCCTCCTTATTTGACCcacaaaataaaaatcctttcttttttcttccttctcataccctttttctttctctctttctgaACTGGTTTGAGTTATATGGCCATGGATGAACACCAATCATCACAGGTTTTGGCATCAGAAAATGGAAGACAATTCTCAGAGGATTACAGAGAAAACACCACTCATCACCCTCAATCTCAGTCTCAATCTTTCCCTGGTGGCTTCATTGGGAAACATAGGTTGCAAGCAGCCCTAACACATCTCAATAACCAAATTACCATTCTTCAGGTCAAATCAAATCAACCCTTTTTATCtgttcttacttttttttttctgtcaatTTCATCATCCATTTTGTTCTGTTCAACAATCTGCATAAAGTTTTGGAAGAACTTGTTTGTTACTGAACTATGATGATTGTGATGATGCAGGAAGAATTGGAAAAGGTTGAAACAATTGGTGAATCCTCCACCGTTTGCAAGGAGTAAGCAAAAccatattatattatgttatattacatattacataTCAGAAACAATATAGTGTTTGTTtgattgtttgtttgttttaatcATTGACCCTCTTTCATCCACTGTGGTATAACAGTTTAATTTCAAGCGTTGAATCTACACCAGATCCTCTCCTTCCATGGTAAGAAATTGTTCATCTTGATGCTGTTCATCACAGTACCTTTAACCTTCACAAATGGTTTCTTATTCTGTGATGAAagttttagtcttttttttatgtGACAGAAGGTTGTATTATAGAATGAAGAATGCTAATAACGCATACACTTTTTTTAAGCGAGGTATATGATTAAATGAAACTTATTGATAGTAATGAATTTAAGAAAGAATCATTATGAAATGCAGcaaaatttgtgaaattttcataaaattgaaCCAGTAATAACAAGTGTATGTAAAATAGTGTTCTCATACATAACTGTAATGAAGAAAATAACAAGAACAGTGGTTATGGTATGTATCTGATGTAGgatatttcttgtttttaaggATCCAATGTTGCGTTGTTTGtgtattttaatgtaaaaaagaaagcttatgttataatattattaaccaAAAGGTGAAAGGAAAGGGTATGAACTGATGAGATGTAAAATTTTTGCAGCACGAAAGGATCAGTTGATGCTGCTTGGGATCGATGGTTCGGATCCACCCACCATTTTCGAAATCACAAACGTTGGatttagatatttgttttctatttatatatacatgtttttttttttacatgaacacaatttaatatttttttcctgcTATTGATGAGGAGATTGTAATGTTCTACACTCATGAATGAATCACATCTTCTTTAAGCTGTTAAggctttgttttgttttgtttttttcagaaaaagaaGATCATAATGATATAAGTGAATGGAAATTCTCTTTTTGGTGTTTTGTCTTTTATTTCATACTAGTTCTGCTTTTGCTTTGGAACATTTTTGCTTCTTATTTAtgtcatatttttatttgttaagctttatataattttttgtctgAAGTTGGACGATGTAATTTAATATagtaatttgtttatttagtgaatttaaatattttcaaaataaaataaaatatttgagaaaaaaattgaaaagaaattgtTTGAAAATAAGAATGTTATgagatatttcaaataaatataaaacagggacatttgaaatttatttaaaagaaaagaaaaaaattgaaatttcataattaatcatatatatatatatatatatatatatatgtatatgtatgtatatatatattaaaaaactaaattgttaaatattatttaaatttggttaATACTTGTTTGTAAAGTTTAATTtcaagagaaaaaatatatttttgaagaaaattcaattaatttatcttaaaaattaaaaaatatatattactttatctacgtaaaatattttaaaaaaacattgagAGAATTCAATTTCAAACAATTTGAATATTTCACATTTCAATTAAATGACTATTGTTTAAGGATGTCAAAAAATTCTATACTTGtaatatccgcggataaaatccgcaacgggtaggaaatgaatattataaatagatacaTGTGGTAACgagtacgagtattttttatatccaGATATTAACGGGACggatacgggtatcatagtGTCCGTACCCTCGAATACTTGTACCtgttatattcaaatttaaattaaaaaaattaaaaaaattattaaaacattaacccaTTGATTTTGAAggggttatttttttatcaattagttttaaaacatTTCCATTTGTTTGTATTTGAAAGAGTTGTTTACACagtgtttgaaatttataaatgttatccattgtacttttatttgaatttacagtTAAAATATcctattaaatattcaaaatttatttttgtaaatatttgtgATTACTCGTGAATATtcgtaaatattaaaaaaaatatgcggATACCTGCACAAATATGGATATGAGTACAAGACAAAGATCTATCCAACAGATAAGGTACACGAGAGATACGATTCTTACCGTACTCGCATTCCTACTCTTGTAATTATGCttctaacaaaaatttaattgtcTATTTAGTCGTTTAATTTCATAAAGTTAAGTAACTTTGATTAACTGTATGTCATGTAGTTgttaatatgttatttaattgttaatagAGAATGCCATCAATGATaaccacattaaaaaaatataaaactggGCCAGTCAAAATGcaccaatttaatatttaacggCTGAACGGAATCAAtgcaatattattaaaattattatagatagttaaaatacatataaaaatttaaataaaattcatcgGATTAATACCAATTTTGCATCACAATTAATATAGGCAGGGACCAATTCCTAGTTGAACCGATCAAACCACGTAGTTGGAAAAGTTGTTTGCAATGTGGTTATCATTGATGGCATTCTCTATTTTTAAACGTAATgcattctatttttatttgaatttttggttaaaataagttattagatattaaaaattctttatttataaatacttgaagatatatgtgaatatttataaatattacaaaaatatgcaGGTACTTGCATAATGAATATTTGTtataacatcccatttaatttaataaacgaaattaaaggaagcattacactaaataatattttaacgcAGTCTCAGAGTTTAAACACCACTCTTCACAACTCAAGGCACATCACGATGccaaaaaagaaacaagttataaagtttaataaaatcatatagAAATCTAAAAGACAGactagtacatgggccatagtcctaaagaaaagcccaataaGAACATGAAGTCCAACccaagtagactatgcagcggaatcatctttcccctgttgaccacgagtacctctcgcatctgttcccatcaataaattgatgatcatcgcaagagtagaagaacaacatacagagcaatcaaacaagcaaagggtaagttagagccaaaaagattttatcatgtaatcagatatactttcacagtccaatatacatatatcatccaagcatgttatgaccttccaatcaatacactaagactcgactcgactcatccggatacatataatctggttggattcagcggatgcttgcacttgtggtggattaccttgctcacccccgagctatgtgttacaagtgttacaatgattcaattccccacacacaaggttagcccttaatgagtttcaggcctcctgctactctcaccacaagagtcagtcagtccgctctaagtgagactaactgactccttagagtgtcaggatgcaaccttacattgaatccttaccaaattatatagatggggcaccaccatgagcacccactaacaggggccatggaattacgtcccgaacACTAAAGCACTACCTTGAAATCTCACCTAAAGATTTctaggaattatgcactgacacagaccaatcatTCTCAATCAATCAGGTAATATTTATCATACACATAACCTCATGCCAACCCTTTTCAATCAATCCTCATTCATATCCAAGtattgaatccataccaactcaacctttgtatttcatatcaatgCCATGCCTCTTTGATACCAACCGCCTCATTTAATTtacatgccaagttcataccaaacACATCATTCACCATCCACGAATCATATCACTCATACATAGTCGTTCATCACATATTTTTCATCACAACAATTATACCCAAGCAAGTGCCAACCATCCAAGAACAATAAACAACCAAACACCACACTGTCATCGCCCAACTCCTCGCTCAGAAAGAATGTGGGTCGCCTAAGCGACTACTCGCGTGAAgtagcttgggcgagcctctattaatctcgcctaggcgagacatgctcgtttggacgagaaaaccagtgctcaccaCTGTTCTCTCCTGCACAAA from Vigna unguiculata cultivar IT97K-499-35 chromosome 8, ASM411807v1, whole genome shotgun sequence encodes:
- the LOC114193814 gene encoding guanine nucleotide-binding protein subunit gamma 1-like, translating into MAMDEHQSSQVLASENGRQFSEDYRENTTHHPQSQSQSFPGGFIGKHRLQAALTHLNNQITILQEELEKVETIGESSTVCKDLISSVESTPDPLLPCTKGSVDAAWDRWFGSTHHFRNHKRWI